One genomic region from Thermoanaerobaculia bacterium encodes:
- a CDS encoding tetratricopeptide repeat protein codes for MRKLSALALLLLVSAAAFAADTDKIVADARRAFEAGKFKEAAAKYLQAAATPDLTADQVSDFSLQAAWASYIGGDAPASRDALKKAFAARPDMEVLPEFYSQDFANLAGAVKSQTAPAPKADLEELKRSARERLAGGLAQDVVYDLKRVGETNDPEIHRLLAEAYDKLGKSAEADAERKRAEGAASGITTSSIGALPTSAPPPPAQAGPSDIAPLLASADEALGKKDWAAAAALAKDAQEKDPRSGAAHRVGGDAALGAGDTATAEREYIAAATLDPADAKAQIGQGRVADINHQPNTAAAHYRKALELDPKALSAALALGESLNEAGDKSAARQAFGRATEIAPGDAAARDRFAVFLAAENEPAAAIEQGMEAVKAAPDVAAYHAHLGRAYAAMKSAPEAERELREAVRLDEKDEASWVALGGVLKAAGKNADAADAYGHALALAPRDETAILGRATALADTGRWEDAEQLLKSAAAEMPGSAAIVHDLGVAEFRLGKWDAAVEALQKAAAAAPGSAETKAALARAVAVRDFLAAARPIAPAAP; via the coding sequence TTGAGGAAGCTCTCCGCTCTCGCCCTGCTCCTCCTGGTCTCCGCCGCCGCGTTCGCCGCGGACACGGACAAGATCGTGGCCGACGCCCGACGGGCGTTCGAGGCGGGGAAGTTCAAGGAAGCCGCCGCGAAGTACCTGCAGGCCGCCGCCACTCCCGACCTCACCGCGGATCAGGTCTCCGATTTCTCGCTGCAGGCGGCATGGGCTTCGTACATCGGCGGCGACGCTCCCGCGTCGCGCGACGCCCTGAAGAAGGCGTTCGCCGCCCGTCCCGACATGGAAGTCCTCCCGGAGTTCTACAGCCAGGACTTCGCCAATCTCGCCGGAGCCGTCAAATCACAGACCGCGCCCGCGCCGAAGGCCGACCTCGAGGAGCTGAAACGGAGCGCGCGCGAACGGCTCGCGGGAGGCCTCGCGCAGGACGTCGTCTACGATCTGAAGAGGGTCGGCGAGACGAACGATCCCGAGATCCACCGGCTGCTGGCCGAGGCCTACGACAAGCTCGGAAAGAGCGCCGAGGCGGACGCCGAACGCAAGCGCGCCGAAGGGGCGGCATCCGGGATCACCACGTCCTCGATCGGCGCCCTTCCGACGTCCGCGCCGCCGCCGCCCGCTCAGGCGGGGCCGTCGGACATCGCTCCCCTCCTGGCGTCCGCCGACGAGGCGCTCGGAAAGAAGGACTGGGCGGCCGCGGCGGCCCTGGCGAAGGACGCGCAGGAGAAGGACCCCCGGAGCGGCGCGGCCCACCGCGTCGGCGGAGACGCCGCGCTCGGCGCCGGCGACACGGCCACCGCGGAGCGGGAGTACATCGCCGCGGCGACTCTCGATCCGGCGGACGCGAAGGCGCAGATCGGCCAGGGAAGAGTCGCCGACATCAACCACCAGCCCAACACCGCCGCCGCGCACTACCGCAAGGCGCTCGAGCTCGATCCGAAGGCGCTCTCCGCCGCGCTCGCCCTCGGCGAATCGCTCAACGAAGCGGGAGACAAGTCCGCGGCGCGCCAGGCGTTCGGCCGCGCGACCGAGATCGCGCCGGGCGACGCGGCCGCCCGCGACCGTTTCGCCGTCTTCCTCGCCGCCGAAAACGAGCCCGCGGCCGCGATCGAACAGGGGATGGAGGCGGTCAAGGCGGCGCCGGACGTCGCCGCCTATCACGCCCATCTCGGCCGCGCCTACGCCGCGATGAAATCGGCCCCGGAAGCTGAGCGGGAGCTTCGCGAGGCCGTTCGCCTCGACGAGAAGGACGAAGCGTCGTGGGTGGCGCTCGGCGGGGTCCTGAAGGCCGCCGGAAAGAACGCCGACGCCGCCGACGCTTACGGCCACGCGCTCGCGCTCGCGCCCCGCGACGAGACGGCGATCCTCGGCCGAGCGACCGCGCTCGCCGACACCGGGCGATGGGAAGACGCCGAGCAGCTCCTCAAGAGCGCCGCCGCCGAGATGCCGGGCTCCGCCGCGATCGTGCACGATCTCGGCGTCGCCGAGTTCCGGCTGGGGAAGTGGGACGCGGCCGTCGAGGCGCTCCAGAAAGCCGCGGCCGCCGCGCCCGGGTCCGCCGAGACGAAGGCCGCGCTCGCGCGCGCCGTCGCGGTCCGGGACTTCCTGGCGGCCGCCCGGCCGATCGCGCCCGCCGCCCCCTGA